GCCCGGAAGTGGCGCTGGAGTGCGGGTTCCGGGCCAGCCAGGACGAACGGACCTCCTGGGGGCCGGGCGGCGCGTTCCCCTGTGTGCGGGACGAGTAGGACACCGGCGCCGGCCCGTACGCGTACGGGCCGGCGCGCGGCTCATTCCCCGGGCCGGGGCCCCGGCTTCAGCAGCGCGTCGATGTGCGCGGCCGCCGTCGCCAGGTGCCGGCGGGCGGAGGCGAGCTGCCCGGGGGTCACGCCGTGGTCGCGGGCCGCGTCACGGACGTCGTCACGGAAGCGGTCGAGCAGCCGGTCGAGGTCGCGGGCGGGGTCCTTGGAGAGGGCGTCGTCGGCCGAGGCCCACGCGGGCTGCTCCTGTCGGCCGGGCCCGTCCTCCCGCTCCGCGGTGACGTCGGGCGCGACGTCCGGACCGCGGTGCGCCCGGCCCTGGCCGGCGAGGGCGCCGAGCTCCTTGGCGAGCGCGTTGACGCCCTCGACCAGGCCCGTCGGCCAGTCCCCGTGCCGCAGGTGCTCGCGCACCTGCTCCTCCACGCGCTCCTTGACGCGCCGCACCTCCTCGCGGGTGCGGTCCTGGGCCTGCTGGGCCTGGTGACGGGCCTGCTGGGCGTCCTGGCGGGCCCGGCGGGCCTCCTCCTTCGCCCGGCGGGCCTGCTCCCGCCACTCCTCCTTGGCGCGCCGGAACTCCTCCTTCGCCCCCGCGAAGTAGTCGGTGGCCTGGCCGTCGGCCGCCCCGGGGGCGTCCGTACGGGCCCGGAGCGCGGCCTCACGCATCTCGCGCCGCAGATCACCGGCGGCGCCGCGGACGTCCTCGCGGATGTCGGCGGCGAGCGCCGAGACGGACTCGCGGATCTCCAGCTCCAGCTCGGCGAGCTCGCCCCGGCGGTCGGCGAGCTCGGCGCGGCCGGCGTCGGTGAGGGAGTAGACCTTGCGGCCGCCCTCGGTGGTGTGGGTGACGAGGCCCTCGGCCTCCAGCTTGGCCAGCCGCGGATAGACCGTGCCGGCGGACGGCGCGTACAGGCCCTGGAAGCGCTCCTCCAACTGCCGGATGACCTCGTAGCCGTGGCGGGGCGCCTCGTCGAGCAGCTTGAGGAGGTACAGGCGCAGTCGGCCGTGGGCGAAGACGGGAGGCATCAGAGGACCTTTCCCTGAGCGGGGACGTCGGCGGGGCCGCTGCCCGGGTCCGCGGGCCTGCGCAGCAGCGCGACCGAGCCCGAGACGGTGGTGACCTTGAGCTTGCCGTGCCCGGTGCCGAGCCGGCCGGTGATCTTCCGGGCGCCCCACTGGCTGCTGATCCGCAGGTCCTCGAAGGCGCAGGAGACCTTGCCGCTCGCGGTGCCCGCGTCCACCTCCGCGTCGACGGGGTGCGGCAGCCGGACGGCGACCTCGCCGGAGACGCTGGTGATGTCGAGGTCCGGACACTGGGCGGTGGGGGAGAGGTCGACCATCACGTCACCGCTGACCGATTCGGCCTTGACGGTGCCGCCGGAGCCGTCGACGAGCGTGAGATCGCCGGAGACGGAGTGGAAGCGCAGATCGCCGCCGAGGGACTGGGCCTCCAGGCGCCCGGTGACGGTGTCGGCCCGCACGGCCCCGGTCAGCCCGACGAGCGTGGTGTCGCCGCCCACGCCCCGGACGTCCGTCCGGCCGGAGATCCCGGAGACGACGGCGCTCGCGGTGACGACACCGACCTCGACCCGGGTGGCGGCGGGGACGGTCAGGGTGACGGTGGCGGTGCGGTCCCACTCCCGGCGGTCGAACCACGTGAGGAAGTTCTGCCACGGCAGGTCCTCGTAGCCGACGGTGAGGGTGCCCTCGTGGAGGCCGACGACGAGTGGCCGGCCGTCGATCTCGGACAGCTCCAGCCGGGCGGGGCCGCTGCCGGCGCCGACGACGTTGACCGTGCCGCCCACGAGCCGCACGTTCAGGGCCGTGACCGGCTCCTCGAAGGTGAGCGTCCGTGGGGCGGAGAGTGACCAGTGCGACTGATCCGTTCGGTCTGACCCATCCGGCATCCCGGGCCTCCTCGCAACATATCGCGTGTATTGCCAAACACGATATATCGCGGATTGGGGAAGTCAAGTGTCACCCGGGTGGCATAGCGTTGACGCATGTCAGCTACCGATCACCGTCCGGCGGCAGGGGTCCTGTTGCTCTGCCGGGCCGAGCCCGACCGTGTCCGCTCCTCCGCCCAGTTCCTCGGCATGCCCGTGCTCCTCGCCCCGGCGGGCGAGGAATGGAGCGTGCTCGTCCCCGGCGCGGACTCCTGGCGGGACGAGGAGGAGTTGTCCGTACTGACGGCCGACTGGGCGCACGCGCTGACCGTCACCGAGTCGTGGCCGGTCGTGGGCCTGTGGTGGGACGGCGCCGCAGCGGGCTTCGTGGTGGTGGCGGGCTTCCGCCGTCCGGTGTCGCACACCTGGCACACGGACGGCACCCAGTCGCCCGGCGCGGAGGAGGCCATGACGGCCCTGCGGGCCCGGCTCGGCCTCGACCCCGTGCTCGACGGGGCGGCGCTCGACCGGCTCACCGCGCCGGACACGGACATCGACGCCCCTGCCCGGGTGCTGGGTCTGGTGGCGGTGCTCGCCCGCGCGGGCCTCCACCTCGGGACGGGCCTCGCGCCGGGCACGGACGCGGACGAACTGCGCGAGGCGGCCGCGGCGCTGCCGGCCACCGAGACCGTCGAATGGCCGGGCTGGCGGGAGGCCCTGCGGACCGGGCTCGACGAGTCCGAACGGGGCGCGCTGGGCGCGTGGTCGCGCGGCCCCAAGGCCAGGGCCCGGGGCGCGGTGGAAATAGCGGCGGGTGTCTCGGTGGCGCTCTGCGCCCGCCGCGCCGGTCGCCGGGGCTGGGCGGCGGCGGGGTGGGCGCTGGCGGCGGACGGTGTGCTGACGCTGGCCTACGACCGCTGGCGCGAGCGGATGTAACCGTTCATCACCCGGGGCGGAGCCCCGGTGGTTCTACAGGTCGTCGTCCTCGTCGTCCAGGCGGGCCAGCCAGGTCGCCAGGCGCTCCACCGGCACCTCGAAGTCCGGGTTGAGGTCGACGAACTCACGCAGGCGCTCGGCCACCCAGCCGAGGGAGACCTCCTCCTCGCCCCGCCGGTTCTCCAGCTCCTCGATGCCGCGGTCCGTGAAGTACAACGTGATCTCCGTCAGTGATGGTCAGGGGTGGGCGAACGGTCCCGCCCAGAATAGGCGGCGCACGCCCGGCGGCCTCGGCCAGGACCTCGCGGCGCCGGCGCGACCGGGAGGTTCGGAAACAGGACCGGGCCCCCACCGCCGTCGGTCGGCGGTGGGGGCCCGGTGTCCGTCACCCTGGGGCCGGTCGAGGTCAGATGTCGAAGACCTCGGCGACCAGGGCTGCCTGCTCCGCCTGGTGGCGCTTGGCCGAGCCGACCGCCGGGGAGGAGGAGTGCGAGCGGGAGACCCGCCGCAGTCGCTCCCGGGCCGGGATGTCGGCGCCGACGGCCAGGTCCAGGTGGTCGATCAGGTTGAGCGCGATGAAGGGCCAGGCACCCTGGTTCGCCGGCTCCTCCTGGGCCCACACGAACTTCTCCGCGCCCGAGTACTTGGCGATCTCCGCCTGGAGCTCGGCACCCGCCAGCGGGTACAGCCGCTCGATGCGGATGATGGCCGTGTCGTTCGCACCGCGCTTGGTCCGCTCGGCGACGAGGTCGTAGTAGACCTTGCCGGAGCAGAAGACGACCTTGCGGACGTCCTCGGTGGCGACCGTGTCGTCACCGATGACCGGGCGGAAGCTGCCGCTGGTGAACTCGTCCGCCGACGACGCCGCGGCCTTCAGGCGCAGCATCGACTTCGGGGTGAAGACGATGAGCGGCTTGTGGTGCGGGTTGTGGACCTGCCAGCGCAGCAGGTGGAAGTAGTTCGACGGCAGGGTCGGCATCGCGACCGTCATGTTGTTCTGCGCGCAGAGCTGGAGGAAGCGCTCGACACGGGCCGAGGAGTGGTCCGGGCCCTGGCCCTCGTAGCCGTGCGGCAGCAGCAGCGTGACGCCGGAGGTCTGGCCCCACTTCTGCTCGGAGGAGGAGATGAACTCGTCGACGATGCTCTGGGCGCCGTTGACGAAGTCACCGAACTGGGCCTCCCACAGCACCAGGGACTCCGGGCGGGCCAGCGAGTAGCCGTACTCGAAGCCCATCGCCGCGTACTCGCTGAGCAGCGAGTCGTAGACGTTGTAACGGGCCTGGTCCTCGGAGAGGTACATCAGCGGGGTGTAGTCCTCGCCGGTCTCCCGGTCGACGAGCACCGCGTGACGCTGGCCGAACGTGCCGCGGCGGGAGTCCTGGCCGGCGAGCCGGACCGGGGTGCCCTCCATCAGCAGCGAGCCGAAGGCGAGGGTCTCGCCCATGGCCCAGTCGATCGTGCCGTCCTCGACGCTGGCCGCGCGGCGCTGCAGCTGCGGCAGCAGTCGCGGGTGCACGGTGACGTGCTCGGGCAGGTTGACCTGCGACTCGGCGATCCGCTTGACGATCTCCTGGGAGATCGCGGTGTTCACCGGGACCGGGAACTCGGCCTGCGCGGCCGGGACCTCGGCGGCGGTCGGCGCGGACGTCGCCTCGCGGACCTCGGTGAAGACCTTCTCCAGCTGACCCTGGTAGTCCTGCAGGGCCTGCTCGGCCTCTTCCAGGGTGATGTCGCCGCGACCGATGAGGGACTCGGTGTAGAGCTTGCGCACCGAGCGCTTCTTGTCGATCAGGTCGTACATCAGCGGCTGGGTGAACGAGGGGTTGTCGGCCTCGTTGTGACCCCGGCGGCGGTAGCAGATCAGATCGATGACGACGTCCTTGTTGAACGCCTGACGGAACTCGAAGGCGAGCCGCGCGACGCGGACCACGGCCTCCGGGTCGTCACCGTTCACATGGAAGATCGGCGCTTCGATCATCCGGGCGACGTCGGTGCAGTACATCGACGAGCGCGAGGACTCCGGGGCGGCGGTGAAGCCGACCTGGTTGTTGATCACGATGTGCACGGTGCCGCCGGTGCGGTAGCCGCGCAGCTGCGACATGTTGAGCGTCTCGGCCACGACGCCCTGGCCCGCGAAGGCCGCGTCGCCGTGCAGCTGGACGGGCAGGACCGTGAAGTCCGTGCCGCCCTTGTTGATGACGTCCTGCTTGGCGCGGGCGATGCCCTCGACGACCGGGTCGACGGTCTCCAGGTGGGACGGGTTGGCGGCCAGCGAGACCTGGATCTGCTCGCCGTCGAGACCCGTGAAGGTGCCCTCGGCGCCCAGGTGGTACTTCACGTCGCCGGAGCCGTGCATCGACTTCGGGTCGAGGTTGCCCTCGAACTCGCGGAAGATCTGCGCGTACGACTTGCCGACGATGTTGGCCAGCACGTTCAGCCGGCCGCGGTGGGCCATGCCGATGACGACCTCGTCCAGGCGCGACTCGGCGGCCGAGTCGAGCACGGCGTCGAGCAGCGGGATGACGGACTCGCCGCCCTCCAGCGAGAACCGCTTCTGGCCGACGTACTTCGTCTGCAGGAAGGTCTCGAAGGCCTCCGCCGCGTTCAGCCGGCGCAGGATGCGCAGCTGCTCCTCGCGCTCGGGCTTGGAGTGGCCGCGCTCGACCCGATCCTGGATCCACTTGCGCTGCTTGGGGTCCTGGATGTGCATGAACTCGATGCCGGTGGTGCGGCAGTACGAGTCGCGCAGCACGCCGAGGATGTCGCGCAGCTTCATCATCGCCTTGCCGGCGAAGCCGCCGACCGCGAACTCGCGCTCCAGGTCCCACAGGGTGAGGCCGTGCTCGGTGATGTCGAGGTCGGGGTGCTTGCGCTGGCGGTACTCCAGCGGGTCGGTGTCGGCCATGACGTGACCGCGGACCCGGTAGGAGTGGATCAGCTCGAAGACCCGGGCGGCCTTGGTGACGTCGTCGTCGTGGGAGACGTCGATGTCGCGCAGCCAGCGGACCGGCTCGTAGGGGATCCGCAGCGCCTCGAAGATCTCGTCGTAGAAGTCACCCTCGCCGAGCAGCAGCTGGCTCATGACGCGCAGGAACTCGCCGGAGGCGGCGCCCTGGATCACGCGGTGGTCGTACGTCGAGGTCAGGGTCATGACCTTGGAGATGCCCAGCTTGTTCAGGGCGTCCTGGGAGGTGCCCTGGAACTCGGCGGGGTAGTCCATCGCGCCGACGCCGAGGATGAGGCCCTGGCCGGGCATCAGACGCGGCACGGAGTGCACGGTGCCGATGCCGCCGGGGTTCGTCAGCGAGGCGGTGACCCCGGTGAAGTCGTCCATCGTCAGCTTGCCGACGCGGGCCCGGCGGACGATGTCCTCGTAGGCCTGCCAGAACTCGAAGAAGTTGAGCGTCTCGGCCTTCTTGATGGCCGCGACGACCAGCTGGCGGTCCCCGTTCGGCTTCACCAGGTCGATGGCGAGGCCGAGGTTGACGTGCGCCGGCTTGACCAGGGTCGGCTTGCCGTCCTTCTCCGCGAAGGAGTAGTTCATCGACGGCATGGCCTTGAGGGCCTGCACCATCGCGAAGCCGATGAGGTGGGTGAAGGAGACCTTCCCGCCCCGGGCGCGCTTGAGGTGGTTGTTGATGACGATGCGGTTGTCGAACAGCAGCTTCACCGGGACGGCGCGGACGGACGTGGCCGTCGGCAGCTCCAGCGAGGCGTTCATGTTCTTGGCGACCGCGGCGGACGGACCGCGCAGCGTCACGAACTCGGGGCCCTGCGGAGCCTCGGCCGCGGGGGCCTCGGACGTAGGAGCCTTCGCAGGCGCCGCCTTGGCGGGGGCCTGCGCGGCGGGCTTCGCCGGAGCCGGCTGGGCAGCCGGTGCCGGAGCGGCCTGGGCGGGCTTGGCGGCCTGCGGAGCAGGCGCGGCAGGCACGGCAGGCGCTGCCGGGGCAGCGGCGGCGGGCTTGCCCTGCGGGGCAGCCGGTGTGGCGGGCGCGGCACCCGGGGGGGCGGGCGGGGCGGCGGCTGCCGACCCCGTGTCCTTCCCGGGCTTGTAGTCGGCGAAGAAGTCCCACCAGGCTCGGTCGACCGAGTTCGGGTCCTGGAGGTACTGCTGGTAGATCTCGTCGACGAGCCACTCATTGGGACCGAAGACGTCGGCAGGGCTCTTGCCCTGCCCGTCTTGGTCGGTCGAGACGCTCGAGGTGTTGGGGGACTGTGGCGACACGGCGGCAACCGCCCTCTTCCGCTTCACAAGGTGATGGACAGCGGGAATAAAGGCTACGCCTGTCAGGGCACTCTATGCAGGCCACCCCGGCCAGTCGTCGCCTAAGTCACATTCATCGACGGGTTTCGGGGCATGGCATGGCGGGAAGCAGACGGGGTTCCGCTTCTCCCGCAGGCTTCCAGGTTCGCCGAGTCCTGCCCACATTCCGCTGAATGTGTGCTTCCACCACCGACCCTACGTCAAGTCGCTTCTCAAGGTCCGCCCGGAAGAGTGACCCGGATGCGGCAACCGCGTGGTGATTCGGCCACGCCGATGCTGCCGCCGTGCAGATCGACCGCCCAGCGGGCGATGGCCAGGCCCAGGCCCGTGCCCCCGTCGCTGTCCGGGCCCTGCTGGCCGGAGCTGCCCCGGTTGAAGCGCTCGAAGACCCGGTGCCGCTCGGACTCGGGGATGCCCGGACCCTCGTCCACGACCTCCAGGTCCAGCGACTGCGGCCCCTCGCCCCGGCGGGCGCGGACCGTGACCCGGCCGTGCCGGGGGCTGTGCTTGACGGCGTTGTCGACCAGATTGGCCACCACCTGGTGCAGCCGCTCGGCGTCCGCGTGCGCGGTCAGCTCGGGAGGCTGGACGTCCAGATGCAGATGCACGTCCTTGCGGGCGCGCGGCGAGGCACCGGAGCCGGCCGCCATGCTGGCCTCCTTCAGCACCCCCGCCAGATACGGCCAGACCTCGAAGCGCCGCGCGTGCAGCGGCACCACGCCGTTGTCCAGCCGGGACAGGTCCAGCAGCTGCTCCACCAGCCGCCCCAGCCGCTCCGTCTGCCGCAGCGCGGTGCGCATCGTCTCCGGATCGGCGGCCGAGACCCCGTCCACCACGTTCTCCAG
The window above is part of the Streptomyces syringium genome. Proteins encoded here:
- a CDS encoding DUF4097 family beta strand repeat-containing protein produces the protein MPDGSDRTDQSHWSLSAPRTLTFEEPVTALNVRLVGGTVNVVGAGSGPARLELSEIDGRPLVVGLHEGTLTVGYEDLPWQNFLTWFDRREWDRTATVTLTVPAATRVEVGVVTASAVVSGISGRTDVRGVGGDTTLVGLTGAVRADTVTGRLEAQSLGGDLRFHSVSGDLTLVDGSGGTVKAESVSGDVMVDLSPTAQCPDLDITSVSGEVAVRLPHPVDAEVDAGTASGKVSCAFEDLRISSQWGARKITGRLGTGHGKLKVTTVSGSVALLRRPADPGSGPADVPAQGKVL
- a CDS encoding multifunctional oxoglutarate decarboxylase/oxoglutarate dehydrogenase thiamine pyrophosphate-binding subunit/dihydrolipoyllysine-residue succinyltransferase subunit gives rise to the protein MSPQSPNTSSVSTDQDGQGKSPADVFGPNEWLVDEIYQQYLQDPNSVDRAWWDFFADYKPGKDTGSAAAAPPAPPGAAPATPAAPQGKPAAAAPAAPAVPAAPAPQAAKPAQAAPAPAAQPAPAKPAAQAPAKAAPAKAPTSEAPAAEAPQGPEFVTLRGPSAAVAKNMNASLELPTATSVRAVPVKLLFDNRIVINNHLKRARGGKVSFTHLIGFAMVQALKAMPSMNYSFAEKDGKPTLVKPAHVNLGLAIDLVKPNGDRQLVVAAIKKAETLNFFEFWQAYEDIVRRARVGKLTMDDFTGVTASLTNPGGIGTVHSVPRLMPGQGLILGVGAMDYPAEFQGTSQDALNKLGISKVMTLTSTYDHRVIQGAASGEFLRVMSQLLLGEGDFYDEIFEALRIPYEPVRWLRDIDVSHDDDVTKAARVFELIHSYRVRGHVMADTDPLEYRQRKHPDLDITEHGLTLWDLEREFAVGGFAGKAMMKLRDILGVLRDSYCRTTGIEFMHIQDPKQRKWIQDRVERGHSKPEREEQLRILRRLNAAEAFETFLQTKYVGQKRFSLEGGESVIPLLDAVLDSAAESRLDEVVIGMAHRGRLNVLANIVGKSYAQIFREFEGNLDPKSMHGSGDVKYHLGAEGTFTGLDGEQIQVSLAANPSHLETVDPVVEGIARAKQDVINKGGTDFTVLPVQLHGDAAFAGQGVVAETLNMSQLRGYRTGGTVHIVINNQVGFTAAPESSRSSMYCTDVARMIEAPIFHVNGDDPEAVVRVARLAFEFRQAFNKDVVIDLICYRRRGHNEADNPSFTQPLMYDLIDKKRSVRKLYTESLIGRGDITLEEAEQALQDYQGQLEKVFTEVREATSAPTAAEVPAAQAEFPVPVNTAISQEIVKRIAESQVNLPEHVTVHPRLLPQLQRRAASVEDGTIDWAMGETLAFGSLLMEGTPVRLAGQDSRRGTFGQRHAVLVDRETGEDYTPLMYLSEDQARYNVYDSLLSEYAAMGFEYGYSLARPESLVLWEAQFGDFVNGAQSIVDEFISSSEQKWGQTSGVTLLLPHGYEGQGPDHSSARVERFLQLCAQNNMTVAMPTLPSNYFHLLRWQVHNPHHKPLIVFTPKSMLRLKAAASSADEFTSGSFRPVIGDDTVATEDVRKVVFCSGKVYYDLVAERTKRGANDTAIIRIERLYPLAGAELQAEIAKYSGAEKFVWAQEEPANQGAWPFIALNLIDHLDLAVGADIPARERLRRVSRSHSSSPAVGSAKRHQAEQAALVAEVFDI
- a CDS encoding DUF6104 family protein, producing the protein MYFTDRGIEELENRRGEEEVSLGWVAERLREFVDLNPDFEVPVERLATWLARLDDEDDDL
- a CDS encoding PadR family transcriptional regulator, with amino-acid sequence MPPVFAHGRLRLYLLKLLDEAPRHGYEVIRQLEERFQGLYAPSAGTVYPRLAKLEAEGLVTHTTEGGRKVYSLTDAGRAELADRRGELAELELEIRESVSALAADIREDVRGAAGDLRREMREAALRARTDAPGAADGQATDYFAGAKEEFRRAKEEWREQARRAKEEARRARQDAQQARHQAQQAQDRTREEVRRVKERVEEQVREHLRHGDWPTGLVEGVNALAKELGALAGQGRAHRGPDVAPDVTAEREDGPGRQEQPAWASADDALSKDPARDLDRLLDRFRDDVRDAARDHGVTPGQLASARRHLATAAAHIDALLKPGPRPGE
- a CDS encoding sensor histidine kinase; this encodes MTGPRVGDGRRPGLWSRVWAALRPLDPYRSVKAALGALVIGSVVITTFLVFVAIHSATELRVITIFSIIASLLITQFVAHGLTAPLDEMTEVTRSMAHGDYTRRVGGGRRDEFGDLAKAFNRMAADLEAVDTHRKELVANVSHELRTPIAGLRAVLENVVDGVSAADPETMRTALRQTERLGRLVEQLLDLSRLDNGVVPLHARRFEVWPYLAGVLKEASMAAGSGASPRARKDVHLHLDVQPPELTAHADAERLHQVVANLVDNAVKHSPRHGRVTVRARRGEGPQSLDLEVVDEGPGIPESERHRVFERFNRGSSGQQGPDSDGGTGLGLAIARWAVDLHGGSIGVAESPRGCRIRVTLPGGP